In Pseudomonas sp. p1(2021b), the genomic window AGCTGTAGGCGAGCATCAAGGCCTCGGCCTCGGCACTGAAGCGCAGGTTGGGCTTGCCATAGCGGCGGCCGTGATGGGCCAGGAAGTGCCGGGCCAGCAGTAGGATGTCCTGCCCTCGGGCATACAACCGCGGCACCTTCAGGGCAATGATGCGCAAGCGGAAGAACAGGTCGCGACGGAACTTGCCCTGCTGCACCATCTGCTCGAGGTTACAGTTGGTGGCACTGATCACCCGTAGGTCGACCTTGCGCTCCTTCACCGCACCAATGCGCCGAATGCTACGGTCTTCGAGGAGCTTGAGCAATTTGGCCTGAAGCACCAGGTCCATCTCGCCGATCTCATCGAGGAACAACGTACCGCCGTCGGCCGCCTCGACCAGGCCCACCCGGCGTTCCTTGGCGTCGGTGAACGCGCCTTTCTCATGGCCGAACAGTTCGGCCTCCAGGAGGTTGGCCGGGATCGAAGCGCAGTTGAACTCAATGAACGGGCCCTTGCTGCGCGCGCCATCGAAATGCAGCGCACGGGCCACCAGTTCCTTGCCAGTGCCTGTCTCGCCTTCGACCAGCACCGGCGGCAGGTCGTCGCTGGCCATGCGCCGCTCGGCATCGAGCAACTGGCGCAGGGTGTGCTTGAGGCTCTGCATCACCGGCGATTCGCCGATCAAAGCCTGCAACCCGGATTTCTGCGCCTCGCGCTCCTGGTAGAACGACAAGGTACGCTCCATCCGCTCGGCGGCCAACGCCTTGTCCAGCATCAGCTTGAGCTCAGCGAGCACCACCGGCTTGGTCAGGTAGTGGAAGGCGCCCTCCTTCATCGCCAGCACGGCATCTTCCACGTTGCCGTAGCCGGTCATCATGATCACTTTCAGGTCCGGCGCCTGGGCCACCAGATTGCGCAGCAAGTCGTGGCCGCTCATGCCCGGCAATGAGTTGTCGGTCAGCACTGCGTCGGGCAGGCCCTGCCGAATCTGCTCCAATGCCTGCTCGGCGCTATGGCAGACCGTGACCTCGAAGCCCTTCAGGCCCAAGTATGTGCGTATGTTGTCAGCGAGGATCTCGTCATCCTCGACCACCAGAATGCTGGGCCCCATGGTCCCCTCCCGCTGCGATATTGAAAACAAGGCTGACGCGGGTTCCTTCCTCTTCGCGGCTGCTCAAGCTGACCGAGCCGCCAAAGCGTTCCATGATGCGCTTGACCAGGGCCAGGCCAACACCGAGGCCGCCCTGCTTGGTGGTGAAGAACGGCTTGAAGACCATTCGCTCCTGTTGCTGGCTCATGCCTTTGCCGGTATCGCTGAGCACCAGCTTCACCTGCTGACCCTCCAGGTTGCTGACCTCGGCGCACAACAGGCCGCCCTTGGGCATGGCCTCCAGGGCATTGGCGAACAGGCTGTTGAGGATCTGGGTCAACTGCAACGGCTGGCTGGCCACCCAAAGCTGGGTGGGCCCTTCGAAGCTGAACTGCACGCCGTTGCGTTCGATCTGCTGCAGGAACGCCAGCCGGGTGTCCTCGATTGCCGCTACCAGGTCCACCGCCTCGGGCTCGTCGCTGGTCGGGCGCAGCGACACCAGCAGGTCACGCACCCAGCGCGACATGCGGTCGACCTGGCTGATGATGTCGGCGATGTTCTTGCGCGCCGGCTCGCTGGCGATTTCCTGGGCCAGTTCGGCACTGGAGCGGATATTGGCCAGCGGGTTGCGCAGGCTGTGAGCCACCGCCGAGGACATCTCGCCAAGGGCGACATAGGTCTCGCTGGCCACCAGACAGTCCTGCTGGTGGCGGAGCATGCCGGCGGCGCGGCGCACGATCCAGAACAGGCCAAAATAGACCAGCGCCCCGCCCAGCAAGGTCGACACCCAGATCAGCACGTAGCCGCGCTGGATACGCCGGACCAGGTCCTGGGGCTCTTTGTAGATCTCGACCATCGACAACACCTGCTCGCCCTGGCTGTCGAACAGCGGGATGTAGTTCTCGATGAACAGGTACTGCGGCTCACGCTGGAACTTCTGCTCCTCGCGGTCCTCGTCGGCCTTGTGGTAGCTGGCCGACACCGGTTTGCGCGAATGGAAGGCGTGGTCCAGGTCGTCGTCCTCGGCGATGCGCTTGCCTAGCAATGCCGGGTTGGTCGACCAGACGATCGTGCGATCGTGGGCATAGACATTGGCCAGCAACGTATCAGGCAGGTGCTCGACATGGTCGAGGAATTCCACCCGGGTCGACTTGACCAGCGCCGGCGCGATCTGCAAGTGCTGCGCGTCCAGCCGCGGGTCGAGCAACTCACCCATGGTGGTGCCGGGCGGCAATTGCGAATGACGGACCTCGGCCTGGGCCATGGCCTGGATGAACTGGGCAGTGAGCATCGCGTCGCGCTCGACGCTGTCGCGCACCACGAAGCGGGTGGAGAAGTAACCCAGCCCACCGGCCACGGCGGCGATCACCAGCAGACTGATCACCGAAAACCAACGTAGCAAGTTGAATTCACGCAGCGGCGCGGCCAACCCGCTCGAGCCAGGCGCCGTCTTGTCGGGAACATCATGATCCAGCGTCTGCATGGTGGGGTTCCCGCTCTGAGGTCTTCATCAACGGCGTCGCTACCGCCCGTAGCAAGGTGATAGCACTTTGCCTATTGCGCTGCCGCCGCCGTCTGTCGCCAAAGGGCTCAGCAAGAAATCGGCCAATCCAGTTCGAAAACTAAATATTCATATAAAACAGTAGGTTATGAAATATTTATAACCCTGACTCGAGGTCGGTGACCCACAATTGGGTATTCTTCACCCAAAAAACAAAACACATTAAAAAACAATTGGTTATATAAACTAAATGCCGCTTTGCTTTAACTCTTGATCAGCCGAAAGCTCAAGGAAACGTTCGTACCCACGCCCTCCCGGCTGCTCAGCCGGACCGAGCCACCGAAGCGCTCCATGATCCGCTTGACCAACACCAGCCCAACCCCAAGCCCACCTTGCTTGGTGGTGAAGAAAGGCCGGAAGGCCATGCGCTGCTGTTGTTCGCTCATGCCTCTGCCGGTGTCCGAAACCCGCAAGGTCAGGCTGCGACGGTCCTGGCGTACCACCTCCACTCGCAACTGGCCGCCTTGCTCCATCGACTCCAGGGCATTGGCGATCAGGCTGTTGAAGATCTGCCCCAGCAACACCGGATGCCCGAGCACCTGGAGCGGCGGCAAGGGCTTGAGATCCAGGCTCACACCATTGCGCCCCAGCGGCACGGCGAAGGCCTGCAAGCTGTCCTGGAGCGTTTGCGACAGGTCCACGGGGACCGCATCGTCGTTGAGCGGGCGCAGCGATTGCAGCAGTTGGCGCACCCACTGGGACATTCGATCGACCTGGCTGATGATGTCGTTGATGTTCTTCTGCGCCGGCCCTTCGTCGAACGCCTGGGCCAGTTCGGCGCTGGAACGGATGCTGGCCAGCGGGTTGCGCAGGCTGTGAGCGACCGCCGAGGACATCTCCCCCAGCGCCACGAAGGTCTCGTTGCTGATCAGCCGCTTCTGCTGCACCGCCATCACTCGGGCGGCACGCCGCATGATGCCGTACAGGCCCAGGTAGACCAGGCTCGCCCCGATGGCGATGGCCAGCCAGATCAGCAGCAGGCCGTGTTCGATGCGCACGATCAGGTCATGGGGTTCCTTGTAGATCTCGACCATGGCCGCGACCCGCTGGCCGTCGGCGTCGAACAGCGGAATATAGTTCTCGATGAACAGCTGCTTGGGTGGGGTCACGAATTTCTGCTCGCTGCGTGCATCGTCGAAATCGTGGTAGCTGGCCGACACCTGCATCTTGTATTCGAAGGCACGCTCAAGGTCGTCATCGGACTCGATCATCTTGCCGATCAACGCCGGGTTGCTCGACCAGATCACCGTACGGTCGGGCGCATAGATATTGGCCAGCAGCACATCCGGCAAATGGGCGATATGGTCAAGGAACTCGCCACGGGCGCGGCGCCGTGCATCCGGGTCGACATCGGGCATGGCCAGGTCCATGCGCGAATCGAGCAGTTCGCCCATGGTGCGCACATTGGGGATGGACACGTGGCGCACTTCGGCGTCGGCGATGGCTTGGATGAACTGCGCGGAGAGCAGCGCATCGCGTTCGACGCTCTCATTGATGATGAAACGGCTGGAAATCAGGCCCAAACCCACAGCCACCGAGACGATGATCGCCAGGCTGACCCAGGCATACCAGCGCAACAGGTCGAACGGCTTATGGGCCGTACCGCCATCACCACTTGCGGGCACTTCGAGTGTGTCGGAACGTGGGGCGAGGTCCATGACGGACTCCAACGGCTGGGGCACCTTCTGAAGGTTATAGCCCAGAGTTGGGGGTTCGCCCGCTGCTCACCGAACAGGTTCCTGGCAAAAAGCCACACGCCTCGCCTTCACCACCCGCTGTAGAGCGGCGCATCCTCGGCCAGCCCCTGCAAGCGGCGGTAGTCACGCAGTACATTGGGCACGTACTTCTGCGTCTCGGCGAACGGCGGCACCACCCGCCCCCGGCTGAGCACAGCTTCCGGGCCGGCATTGTAGGCGGCCACGGCCAGCGTTATGTCGTTGTCGAACAACGTGAGCATGCGCTTGAGGTAACGCGCACCGCCTTGCAGGTTGGCCGCGGGGTCGAGCACATCCTTGACGCCCATTTCCTTCGCCGTGCCGGGCATCAGTTGCATGAGCCCAGCCGCGCCCTGGGGCGAGCGCGCCTTGGGGTTGTAGCCGGACTCGGCCTTGATCAGCGCATGCAGCAGCGCTTGGGGCACGCCATGGGTACGCGCGGCGGCGGCCACCAGGTCAGCATAGGGGCGCCCGGTGATCAGTTGCGCATCGACAGGCCCAGGGTGGGCCTGGGGTTCGCTGATGATCTTTTCATAGTGCCGCCCTGGTCGATGCACGTTGGACAGCACATAGCCGCCCTTGGCATCGATGGCGATGTACATGTCGGCCTGGGCAGCACCTGCCGCCAACCAGACCAACACCAGGATGATTCCACGCATGTCGGCTGCCTCCCCGTCGTGGCCCCCGATGTGGGGGAAATGCCCCGGAAAACCCGAGGTTTCCAGCTGCGACGCAAGCACTGTGCCGCTTGCCATGGCCCATGGCGCAAGGGCCCGAGCCAGACGTGCACGGCTGTTGCATGGCGAAGGCGAACCTGCCCGAACGCACTGGAGGGTTTCACCATGCAGCGCAGATCCATCACCCAACGCGGCTTCACCCTGCTCGAACTGTTGGTGGTCCTGGTGGTGCTCGGCCTTCTGGCCGGCATCGTCGCCCCTAAGTACTTCAGCCAGCTCGGCCGCTCGGAGGCCAAGGTCGCCCGGGCGCAGATCGAAGGCCTGGGCAAGGCACTGGACCTGTACCGCCTGGAGGTCGGCCATTACCCCAGCAGCGAGCAGGGCTTGCAGGCATTGGTAACTGCACCGAGCGGCGAACAACGCTGGTCGGGCCCCTACTTGCAGAAGGCCGTGCCTCAGGACCCCTGGGGGCGCCCCTATATCTACCGTCAACCCGGTGAGAACGGCGGCGAGTACGACCTGCTCTCGATGGGCAAGGATGGCCAGCCCGGCGGAGACGGAGAAAATGCCGAAATCACCAGCTGGCAATGAGGAGAGCCGCCATGCGCTACAGCCTCAAGGCCCTGGGCCGGCAGGGCATCGTCCAATTGCAGGTCGAGGCCGAGGATGCCGGCCAGGCGCGGCGTCACGCCGAGGCCCAAGGCCTGCGGGTGGTCAGCCTGCGCAGCCAGGGCGGCGGCTTGCACTCGCTGCCTTGGCGCCGCACGGCACGTTTCGACCTGGTGTTGTTCAGCCAGGAACTGGGCACCTTGCT contains:
- a CDS encoding sensor histidine kinase, which produces MDLAPRSDTLEVPASGDGGTAHKPFDLLRWYAWVSLAIIVSVAVGLGLISSRFIINESVERDALLSAQFIQAIADAEVRHVSIPNVRTMGELLDSRMDLAMPDVDPDARRRARGEFLDHIAHLPDVLLANIYAPDRTVIWSSNPALIGKMIESDDDLERAFEYKMQVSASYHDFDDARSEQKFVTPPKQLFIENYIPLFDADGQRVAAMVEIYKEPHDLIVRIEHGLLLIWLAIAIGASLVYLGLYGIMRRAARVMAVQQKRLISNETFVALGEMSSAVAHSLRNPLASIRSSAELAQAFDEGPAQKNINDIISQVDRMSQWVRQLLQSLRPLNDDAVPVDLSQTLQDSLQAFAVPLGRNGVSLDLKPLPPLQVLGHPVLLGQIFNSLIANALESMEQGGQLRVEVVRQDRRSLTLRVSDTGRGMSEQQQRMAFRPFFTTKQGGLGVGLVLVKRIMERFGGSVRLSSREGVGTNVSLSFRLIKS
- the gspG gene encoding type II secretion system major pseudopilin GspG — translated: MQRRSITQRGFTLLELLVVLVVLGLLAGIVAPKYFSQLGRSEAKVARAQIEGLGKALDLYRLEVGHYPSSEQGLQALVTAPSGEQRWSGPYLQKAVPQDPWGRPYIYRQPGENGGEYDLLSMGKDGQPGGDGENAEITSWQ
- a CDS encoding sensor histidine kinase, whose product is MQTLDHDVPDKTAPGSSGLAAPLREFNLLRWFSVISLLVIAAVAGGLGYFSTRFVVRDSVERDAMLTAQFIQAMAQAEVRHSQLPPGTTMGELLDPRLDAQHLQIAPALVKSTRVEFLDHVEHLPDTLLANVYAHDRTIVWSTNPALLGKRIAEDDDLDHAFHSRKPVSASYHKADEDREEQKFQREPQYLFIENYIPLFDSQGEQVLSMVEIYKEPQDLVRRIQRGYVLIWVSTLLGGALVYFGLFWIVRRAAGMLRHQQDCLVASETYVALGEMSSAVAHSLRNPLANIRSSAELAQEIASEPARKNIADIISQVDRMSRWVRDLLVSLRPTSDEPEAVDLVAAIEDTRLAFLQQIERNGVQFSFEGPTQLWVASQPLQLTQILNSLFANALEAMPKGGLLCAEVSNLEGQQVKLVLSDTGKGMSQQQERMVFKPFFTTKQGGLGVGLALVKRIMERFGGSVSLSSREEEGTRVSLVFNIAAGGDHGAQHSGGRG
- a CDS encoding sigma-54-dependent transcriptional regulator → MGPSILVVEDDEILADNIRTYLGLKGFEVTVCHSAEQALEQIRQGLPDAVLTDNSLPGMSGHDLLRNLVAQAPDLKVIMMTGYGNVEDAVLAMKEGAFHYLTKPVVLAELKLMLDKALAAERMERTLSFYQEREAQKSGLQALIGESPVMQSLKHTLRQLLDAERRMASDDLPPVLVEGETGTGKELVARALHFDGARSKGPFIEFNCASIPANLLEAELFGHEKGAFTDAKERRVGLVEAADGGTLFLDEIGEMDLVLQAKLLKLLEDRSIRRIGAVKERKVDLRVISATNCNLEQMVQQGKFRRDLFFRLRIIALKVPRLYARGQDILLLARHFLAHHGRRYGKPNLRFSAEAEALMLAYSWPGNVRELRNMLEQTVLLAPSDVIAAHQLNLCMTLVDEPMAQPMPAAFELPRQEPEPGTSLPDMERDLVCKTLDRTDWNVTKSARLLGLSRDMLRYRIEKLGLTRPDKRQW
- a CDS encoding lytic transglycosylase domain-containing protein; its protein translation is MRGIILVLVWLAAGAAQADMYIAIDAKGGYVLSNVHRPGRHYEKIISEPQAHPGPVDAQLITGRPYADLVAAAARTHGVPQALLHALIKAESGYNPKARSPQGAAGLMQLMPGTAKEMGVKDVLDPAANLQGGARYLKRMLTLFDNDITLAVAAYNAGPEAVLSRGRVVPPFAETQKYVPNVLRDYRRLQGLAEDAPLYSGW